From one Triticum urartu cultivar G1812 chromosome 3, Tu2.1, whole genome shotgun sequence genomic stretch:
- the LOC125548968 gene encoding peroxidase 2-like, translating to MAASSRFPLAARCSLLLTAALVLALSLGAHGHAGADAGAGLSSSFYDDLCPGAGDIVRRVVQKARVADARIPASLIRLHFHDCFVQGCDGSLLLDNDLPAIMTEKEVPANDRSARGFKVVDNIKRALENACPGIVSCADILALASEISVELAGGPRWSVPLGRRDGTTTNIESANNLPSPFDSLETLQEKFKNLGLDDTDLVALQGAHTFGRAQCQFTQRNCSAGQDDETLVNLDTVTPDVFDNKYYGNLLRGRAPLPSDQVMLSDPVAAATTARIVRRFSGSQKDFFKNFVASMVKMGNISPLTERAGEIRNNCRRVNRKPY from the coding sequence ATGGCGGCTTCCTCTCGCTTCCCGTTAGCTGCTCGCTGCAGCCTCTTGCTCACGGCAGCGCTGGTCCTAGCGCTGAGCCTTGGAGCCCACGGTCATGCAGGTGCCGATGCTGGTGCCGGGTTAAGCTCGTCCTTCTACGACGACTTGTGCCCCGGTGCGGGCGACATTGTCCGGCGCGTCGTCCAGAAAGCCCGCGTCGCCGACGCGCGCATCCCGGCCAGTCTCATCCGCCTTCACTTCCACGATTGCTTTGTTCAGGGTTGTGACGGCTCGCTTTTGTTGGACAACGACCTCCCGGCGATCATGACCGAGAAGGAGGTCCCTGCCAACGACAGGTCAGCACGCGGGTTCAAAGTGGTCGACAACATCAAGCGTGCACTGGAGAACGCATGCCCCGGCATCGTGTCTTGCGCCGACATCCTTGCCCTCGCCTCCGAGATTTCCGTCGAGCTGGCTGGAGGGCCGCGCTGGAGTGTGCCGCTGGGCCGCCGTGATGGCACGACCACCAACATCGAGAGCGCCAACAATCTCCCGAGCCCCTTCGACTCTCTGGAGACGCTCCAGGAAAAGTTCAAAAACTTGGGCCTCGACGACACTGACCTTGTCGCCCTCCAAGGAGCACACACCTTTGGGCGGGCGCAATGCCAGTTCACGCAGCGGAACTGCAGCGCCGGGCAGGACGACGAGACGCTCGTGAATCTCGACACAGTCACCCCTGACGTCTTCGACAACAAGTATTACGGCAACCTCTTGCGTGGCCGCGCCCCTCTCCCTTCCGACCAGGTAATGTTGTCTGATCCCGTTGCCGCCGCGACCACCGCACGGATCGTTCGCAGGTTCTCCGGAAGCCAGAAGGACTTCTTCAAGAATTTCGTGGCCTCGATGGTCAAAATGGGGAACATAAGCCCGTTGACCGAAAGGGCCGGGGAGATTAGGAACAACTGTAGGAGGGTGAACAGAAAACCCTATTGA